tttcttttctttggaaaattgACTCTCTCCATAGACTGGGATTTTAAATACTGGTAGTTTGCATGAAAACTCCACAAAAAATTTTTATGCATACATCCTGTTCAAATTAGGGAAAAGGAACTGATTTACTTATCTGCCCCAAAGGGTGGATATTATACATTCACTGGAATAAACATACAGCAGAACACTCAATGTGACAAAGCCAGGGGCAGGTCTCAGACTCCTTCCTCTTGCAAAAAGCAAGAGCAGCACACCTTTCATACACATACAGGATAACAGTTTTGGGCATGTTTTATGTGACTTCTatcccttctttccccttctaGAATGATTCACCTacagaaaaaacccattttGTTGGAGAGGAACTATAGGAGAAAGGTTCatgaaggatgtctggacttcaggcagctctcttgaaagctATTTATTGCATAGGAGAAGgtacagcagctcagggagtgggtatccagagccagccctacagctgccagctccagctgtaggcatacctgaagccactttctgttcaagttacaaagcattagatacttttctttgctgagtatcttaatacataacaaccaataagcacctacacaatacctttacatttgcctatagcctatcatagctactaccatcaccatattatagtcattattatccaatcacaagagtatgttacaatttaagcttacaatggaaaattctcagacctctcttctttttgctacatcaacatttcttgtttgcctgcgatagctctttttggtaaaaacatgttttctatttacttatgctcttcttgagacttatttacttggtgaaaaatgtctttgtttgtagtcacatacctttgtccatatcataaaaatctccttccaactcatctccaacctttgccttctcagttactcagaaatcagtgtttcagcaaaacatcttttactctatatcaaaacttgctttcatttctatctcatcctcagtttctacattcagagatctttctgccaagcctacatatctgtgaaactttcttaccaaactttcatcctccccaacacATGACttcttcattatatttttaataaattgttaAGGCATCAAACTAACTGTCagcttgttttggtttgaaagacagatgtCTGTGGGAACTCCCTGGAATGGAGGTCCCATTCCCTCCAAATcattataactttgaaattaagaggttttcaggcaaagataaggaaaaaagaataccagttctttactagtatgTGTAACAGTGCAAACAAAGAACAACATgggcagcaacaacaaacagaagCAGAACCCAGCACCAGCCTCTCCCGGCCGCAGCCCTTTCCCCTGGGTGCAGCTCCGCTCGCGGCCgccaggggcgctggtggctcctggccgggcagggcgggtgcgatggttcccccgcgcctgcagggggcgctgtggcgccAGCTCGGCCGTCTTTCTCCTCATGGACAACAGCAGACAcgccagcagcagggatggaaaaggggctTGCTTTACAACTCACAGGGCAGCCAGTCCCGGTGCCCCTCCAAATAGCAAAAGAGCTCCACTCCAAGCATACCTCCAGACAGTCCCTTAAGGAGGATACTCAGGGACAGGAGACAAGAGGAGCTGTCTTTCACCCAGGGGAAGGATCACAAAAAGATAATCCAGTGGGGCTGGTCCCCCTAAAATGGTGGATCCACATTGCAGGGCACGTCCCTATGAAATGGCGGATCTGTGTGGTGGTCCCCACGAAATGGCAGGCCCATGCCGCGGCGTGGAGCGGTGGTGAGTTGCCACAGCCTTCCAGAAGCGTCCCCAGATTAGGGGAAGCCGCTTCAGCACAGGGCGCTAGGATGAAGGTGCAGCCACACACACTCTCGATGGAGCGgggtgcacacacacacacatagaagCACAGTGACGGCTGGTTCATGGTGGCAAGAAGGGTCCTTCGTATGGGGTTCAGCTACGAGGTTTATTGAAGAGGGTCCAGGGATGAAGAACCAAGATGGAGGGCAGGGTACAGGCTTAAGTATGGGGTCTGGAGGGCGGGCAGAGCAACAGAGCCAATGGGCTGATTGCCaaggggctgagcaggggcaaAGGAGCCAGGAGGGGTACAGAGGAGGAGGGATTAAGGGAAGGGAGCCAATGGGGTGACAATCGAAATTTCTGGAGGGTGTACAAATAAGTAATAAAAGGGGTGGAGAACAACAAGCCAATCCCACAGGGGAAATCCATATAGTAACGTAATAAGTGCAGGGTCTCCTGGGACCTCACCCTATGCTAGAGGGATGTCTCTGCCTGTGGGCTATCCTACCAACGTCCCTTCTTTGTTTTGGGTTTCACAGACCCATCAGTGGTAACCTCACAGGCCACAACAGGCCCATGTAGTGGAGCTGGTTTTACTGAAACAAGATGATGTCAAAATCAGGCAGACCAGCTGTCACACAAGACAAGGACTACAGAGCTAGCACAATTAAAGAGAGATGTCCAAaattttcccttccccctttccagTACCACCTTGGATCCTAACACAAGTATGTCTGTGTGTACCCTGAGAGAAATACCTATGCATGGAGCACAAGGAGGGGCAGGGTTTGTTAATGGACCTCTAAACATTAATGGACCTCTCTTCTGAAGGAAgagaatttaaaaggaaaatgagtcaTATACTAGAAGACCTCTTGGCACTAGCAGAATAACTGGATCGATTCTTAGGCCTGCGAAAAACAAGGTTCACTTTCCTGTTAGGATTTAGAAGTTGAATAAAGGACAGCAGGGGACAGAGACAATACAGCAAAATTCATGGTGACAGGTGCTTTGGCACTCAGCCAAGAGCACACCTGCTATTGCGCAGACACCCTTTACATACCTGTCCCACTGCATCAACCTAATGCATATTCATAATCAATTATGCATATTCAAACTTCCCCCAAACTAGTTTACATGTTCCAGGAACTGTTCAGCATGGGTCCTCCTTAGATctgcctttttagagcatgcaCATTTCTTGGCTGTGGTTTTAGTCAGTTTTTATCATCACCCTCAGCGTGGGCTTTGGTCCATGGTTTCTGCAGACGGTAGTTGCTGATAGTTGGCATGTCAGTAGCAGGGGTCTTCAACACATGTTGGTTGGATGTTATCCAACCAAGCAGACAGTTCAATTACCACAAGCAGAACTATATTAGCTATTTTACTATTATGTCTAAGTTTAgttaatgacagaaataaaggcaTTAGTTATTGTTACAAAACTACATCTTTATAACAAAGCTACTTTAACGTTATACATATAGCATCTATTTGTAGAAAGCCAATATTATAATATGCATCTATCACAATAACAAAGCTACTTTATACATATTGCATCTATTTTAACATTTGTAGAAAGCCAATATTATAATATGTATCTATCACAATAACAAAGCTACTTTAACGTTGTACATACAGcattcattttaacatttgcAGAAAGCCAATATTACAATATGTATCTATCACAGGCCCAAGTATTTACACCTGGGAGGAAATGCAATCTATTTTAGGAACTCCATTTACCCCAGAGGAAAGATAAATGAGAAGAATTGCAGGAATAAGAATatgggagagagaaaatccaCCCAATATTCAAGGGGGAATATCGGTGAACAGAAAATCCCCATAGTAAGACCTAATTGGGATCAGAATATAATCGAGGGAAGGAATAATATGTCCAATGACAGAAGACTGGTGATAAGGGGAATTAAACAGGCAGCACCAAAAGGACAGAATCTTGAAAAGgtgtttgaaaataaacagcaacGTGATGAGCCACCCACTGCCTGGTTACAAAGGCTCCGGAAGAATACATAGCAGTATTCTGGAATGGATCTTGAaagtgctgcaggcagagaactATTAAAAGTATGTTTTGTAACCAAAGCGTGGCCAGacacaaagaagaaattggAAAACATAGAGCATTGGAGTGATTAAGAATTAAGTGAATTGTTGAGGGAAGCTCAGGAAGTTGATGTTAGAAGGGatgatgaaaaacagaaaaataagaccAAGTTAATGGTAGCCACTGCAGAGCAAGTACTAAAATGGCAAACTGGAAAATGAGGCCgggagaggcagaggagtgCCCAAGGGAAGACTTCAGCCCAACGTTAGGAGAGCCCAGGGGACGACCACCTGGCAGACAGGTCTCAAGAAATGCCTTTATTGTGGAAAAGTGGGACATTTTAGAAGAGAATGCCCAGAAGTCATAGGTATAAAATGGAGCCATTTCAGTGGAGAACACGTGTGTATTCGgctctcagctcagctgcatCGTTACTAATGTTGTCTTTTGCTTCCACGACTTTGTCGCCATTTAATTGTATCTAAAAGTTAGTTCATTTCTAACACCACGGAGGGAgaacaaggtgatctttaaggtcccttccatgCGCTATGGTTCTGTGACTGTTTGGGCAGGAATGCAGCACTTTCACGCTCCTTCTCCCACTGGCAGCTGCTTGGATCCCAGAGTTCAGCCGGGACCGGTCGGAATCAATGGAGCCGAGCAGCGCCAGCGCCGCACGTCCGGGGCACTGGGGCCCGGTGTCGGGCAGGCAGCGAGCGGCCCCGCGGCTCCCGGCACAGCGACGCGCCCGGCAGTGGGAAAcggaaaaggaaaggaaaatcgAACGAGGTCTGCGCCGATCAGCGGCGCCGCGCGTCGctgccggggcggggccgggcggggcgcAGCCGCAGCCGCTGACGGAGATGGCGgcggagcaggaggaggagctgggccCTGGGCCTTGTCCCTGCCCGGGGGCCGCGGGGGATGAGCGGGGCACGGCCGGAGGGTGCCGGGGCTCCGCTCTGCCGGCTCCTAGGCAGGGGCTCACGGAGAGCGCCCGGCGCCGCCTGAGGGAGTTCGATGTCGGGGACAAGTTCTCCCGCTTGCCGCTGCCCAGAGCCGCCGTGCTGCTGCCGCTCATGGTGCGGGGGGGGCGGCTGCACCTGCTGCTCACCGTCCGGTCCGTGCAGGTACCGGGGGGCTCCGAGGGGCGCGATCCTTCCCGGGAAGCCGTGGCTGTGCGCCCTCCCGGGACCTGCGCACCCTCATCCCGACCCTTGTTCCCAAGCGCACGGCCAGGTGTTTTCACACTGCCGTGATTCTGGTGTTCGCGTGCCAGGAACATGCCGGCTCCCCAGAAAGCCGTGACGGGAAATGGTGATTTCCAGAGTCGGCAGCGATTCTTTACTTACATGAGCAAAGTGACGATGCAGTGCAGctgttttaaatgagatttttcagtCTGCAGTTACCATTactcttttctccctttaatACCTAAAAGGCAACAACCTAAGGCTCCCAGAACTCTTTTGCcagcattttgtttccttttacgACTCTTCTTTTCCATCCCTGTCTCCCATCAACTGTCTGTactcagaaattacttttttctgttgctgggtcttgctttaaaaaaaacaaataatcaCAGTTACATAGCTGATAAGCTGATTGTAAATGTGCTTTTTACTGATACTTGATGCACAAGCCTATTACTGGAATGAACTTAAAGGTATGTTAGCAATCATTCAGGGTTTGATACAATTAAACGGGGACACAGCCTTCGAAGCAGTGACCAGGAATTTGTAACGAGTCAGCTGAGTCAGGTGCGTGTCTCCCTCCCGCAGGCGAACACGCACACGCGCTTCCACGAAATGGCAATGTGTTACACCCTCGCTCGGCTGGGGTGCTCCCAGTCCCCGTTCCCGTTGAATGGCTACTCGGGAGCTTACTCAGGCTCTGTCCTGACCGCCAACTCTTCTATCCCCTCCCCTCTCATCCTTCTTCCTGTTTTGGTCCTGTCTTCAACCGTGCCCCTCTGCCGGCTCTCAGCAACGCCCAAGAGATTAAACAAAACACATCCCGACTGTAGATAACAACAAATAGGAAACAGGACCAacaattttcattcttttgctCCATAATCTTTTTGGGCTGAAGCAAAACATTATTTCATCTCTCACAGCTACATTATTTAATTGTGTCTTTCAGAAGTTTTTGCTCTTAGAGTATATTAATTTTGCTCTACAAGTTGTCCGTCTGCATTCATCTGTCAGTGGTTTACGCAAACAAGATGGTGCAGAATGTAAGCTTTGCCGTACTAAAGCAGAAGCTCCAGTGTGAATTACACAAGGCTGTACAGGTGCAGCGTATTTCTGATAGCGAGGCTTTATGCCTTTATGCGAGGGGGATAGGCTCAGCATTCTCTGAGGCAGCTACTCTTGCTAAGGCACATTTCTTTTGGTCTGCAGAAACCTAAACCACCATGTCCGGCTTCTTTGACTGGAAAGATAAACATAAAGGGATGCCGCAATACCAGCCCGCATCTGTGTGGATCCAAGAAGAAACATACACCTTGTTTCATTTAACAGTAGTACTCCTTTACATTCTAGCTGAGAAGATCACCAGGGGAAGTGTGTTTTCCAGGAGGTAAAAGTGAAGCCACTGATAAAGATGATATTGACACTGCTCTCCGAGAAGCTAAAGAAGAAGTGGGTCTCCAGCCAGAGAGGGTGGAAGTCATCTGTAGGCTGATGCCTGGCATTGATAAAGTAAGTCAGCGTATCATTACAAAATAAGTTTGGGTAGTTTTCTTTTGTGAGGCTGGCAGTGACCTTTCCCAACAGATAACTGCCGAGAGGCGCCGCTCTCTCAAGTGCCCATgtgtccagcagagcccagggaaagGGTTCTTGCTCTGTGCTTGGCATTTGTGAGACCAGCTTTGGGGCGCCAGTTAGTGACGCTCTGGAGTACCAgacaggcagtgctgtgctggcgAGAGGTTAGCAGAGAGCCATGGGGATAGTCATGGGGTTACAGTGAGTGGATGACGAGCAAAGAGGCTGAGAGAGGTGCACTTGCTCTGCTCGAAAGCTACCAGGGGGATTTagctgctttcttctcctgGGTGCTTGTAGAGAGGATACCAGAACTCATCTCGAGGCAATGGACACAGCAGCAACATGGACATTTTGATGAGATGCAGCGCACAAATACTCTTCACCATGAGGTTAGCCCAAAACTGGAGCAGATGTTCCTGACAGGCTGTAgaatctccatccctggagctgtgcagagctcacTCACCCAGGCAGGGCCCCAGCAGGCTGCTGTAGCCTCACAGGAGTCTCGTTCAGTGTCTGCTGactccagggctgtgcagacACAGAGGGACCACTAGAGGGGATGTGCACCGGGATTGTGTGGAGACCTCCAGCAGGGAGACTCACAGAGGTGCCTTTGGAGTGTAGATCACCATTTGTAAATTAACAGGTTCTCAATTTCAGTAGCAGCATTCAGTATTACACAGGATCAGTTTTCCCTTAGAAAAGAGGAATTGCTGTTTCTGAAGACTGTTTTTGTTCACCAGGTGACAGTTCATTACTGTGCCTCCTGTTTTTCTATCTGGTAGCAATATCCTCTCcccattaaaaaattaaagaactaCTTTAGAAATTGTATTGCAAAAAGCTTTCTTTAACTTCTTACATGATAATTTCTGCACAGCATGCCTTAAAGCCACGTAGTTCAGAGGCAGTGTGTAAAAAGGATCACATTTTCCATGCTTTTGAGCCAATTACCTCAGTCAGTAGGAAAGATTAACTTGCTTTAATTGGGACCACCAATATTGTACATGTCAGATGTTACTTTGTCTTCTTAATAGATATGTTCCTAGTGCTTCTGACTTGGACGGAGTCTTTCCAGGCTTGCATCAAATACCACAaacactgctttgtttttcctcctttttgcaGAACGGTGGTCTTTGTTAGTGTGAATAAACAGAACTAGCAACGTAGCTTAAAGAATTTTGGCGTTGCCTTGATGCAAACAATGATTTCAGTAGATTTTGCCTTCCTGTGGAAGAAGGGATTACATTTAGAATTAAAATGTCCATAAATAAGGTGTTTCGAGAAGTGTTACATTTTATAGCTAAATGTGTTGCAGTAATATTTCCGTACCTATTCTGGTCCATGCGTCCATATTCTGGAAAATTCCTGTATCCTGggaaaataatacagaaataggATGAAGGATGGGTGATACGGAAAATCTGgattaaaatcagaattttaaaaagtaaataaggAAGACCCATGAGAAAGCATGCGTGCTGTTTTACTTCTGTAGCAAACTGACAAGCCTTTCTAACTGCTGTATGATTGGTTATACAGGATGAACAGAACATTTGTAAAATCATGTTTGACAAATACAAAAACATGATTTCCAATTTTTCGAGTCAAAGGAAATAGCTTGCCGTTAGGGGGACAAAACTGCATTGCAGTTAAGGATGGGTCATAGGCTTCTTGTACTAATTTTGTaacatctgaaatgttttttaaataacaaacaTTTTTACTTGGTACAAACGTGTTTGAgggttttgttgatttttaaaaatttactgaTTTATTggctttgtttctctctttttagaTGAATAACTTGGTGACACCAGTTGTAGGATTTATAGAGGATACATTCCAGGCCACTCCTAATCCAGATGAAGTGAGCGAGGTTTTTGTTGTGCCTTTGGAGTACTTTGTCAAGCCCTTAAAATACAAGACCTTCTCTTATAGAATGTCCTCGGGTTACTTAACTCGGATACACTGCTTTATATATGATGACCAGGAACATAAAAGGTCATTCAAGATCTGGGGACTGACTGCACACTTTGCTGTATTTCTTGCTCTTGTAATTTCTGGAGAGAGACCTACCTTTGAAGTGGATTATGATCTTGACAACTTAATTTCATCCTCCGAGAATAACTTCATTAATTTGTATGCATCTGTgtatgaaagaaagaagagtaaTCTATGATAAATTGGTCTggcaattaatttcttttgaaagaggaaaaaggagatttGTTTATTCCCTTTGTACCTATTTTTTGAAAGTTACActtgaatttcttctgaattgGGAACTCCAAGCTGGCGGTCCCTAACTAGACTAATAGAATTTTTAATCTGTTAAAAGAGAGTTGCAAAAAGCACACAGTATTTTTGGTgaaacagacttttaaaaggTCTGTTTCAGTTCCCTTTCGGTTTCAGTGCCCTTGTTCTGTGTGACCGGAGATACTTTCTGGGGTTTGCCTTGTATACAATGAGATAATGCTAGGTCGTATAATTTGTGTCTATTTGAGTTAACCTATGAAAACTTCTGGGGATCTGTCCGTCTCCTGCGTGTGCCACACATGGACAGCGCAATCTGTACAGTCTTGTGCGGTACCTTGAAGCACTTCCAGGAGgcacaataaaaatacaaaaggtTTCAGGTGTTTTCACaatctcattttgttttgcttgagCTTGTGGAGGGAAGAGGGCAGGTTAACATGTGCAATGAATCTTGGTCAATTTAGCATTTCTCACAAGGAAATTCTATAGGCTGTGGAGAACTTAGGATACAGGCAACAGGACTGAACTTTGTCTGTCACCACCTTGTTATCAAACCTTactcagctgctggcaggagtcCTCTCCAGGAAGGAAAAGTGGAGGTGAGGATTCATGAGGACAGAAGTGCTTATGTGTAGTTGACCAGGCACCCTGGCAATGCCAGACATGTGACGTTCCTTGTGCTGGAAATCCTTGTTCCCTCATTGCTGCTGAACTAGCATCTCATTCACAGTGGTCATGACCGTACTGGCACATGGTGACGTTTTTAAAAGCTCAGGTGATTTAATCTGGATTTGAGATCTGCTGCACACCTCCAGGTGTCAGCAGGCCTGAACAGCTGATCTGAATCCCATGGTGAGCTGAAAGCATTCGGTGTCTTGCAATCTTGTGCCCCAGTGCAAGGCTCAAGTAAGACAAAGAAGAACCCTTGGCTGTTCCTGTGGCTGTTTGCACTtgtgctgcccctgctccagtCCCTAACAGGTGCAAGTGTGATAAAGAAAAGCTGATGGCAGTTCCTGTGCATGTGCTGTAACTGCCCTCAAACCTTTCTTATTCCTACATTGGCTCTCCTAGCTAATATTTGCTAATTGTTAATATCCTGCATTCCTTATGTTCGATACTAGTTGACTCCTtaagttaaaggaaaaaaagacctGGTTTTTTTGGCTGGGATGAAATCCTTGGAGAAGTAGCAGCCACATGTAGAAAGaagagctttatttttcagtattaaacACTTTTgtgaaattattaaaacatttttaaaagcttgacTTGAAACTCTTCATCGTATGAGGTGCAGGAAGGaagaacttttaaattaaaatagagcAAAGCAATTAGACCTTGGATTGGTAAACAAAACAGGTACCAGGAGACACAATTACTAACTTACagtcctcctctgctcccagcttttCCACCTCTCAACCTGATCTGCACAGATACTGTGCAAACTGTACGGCTTCAAACCGCCGTTTGGTTTTAGTTCTCTAAACATTATTGTGTGGAACTgtaagcacagcagcagcagttcagctgTTGCTCCTTTTAGCAAATGTAAATAGTGTTCATTTATGAATCAAACCAAGCATTTGGACCAGttgaaaaacagaagttaaCAGAGGTCCAACCACAGAGTGATTTGCAGTAAAGCCACTGGGGCTTCATGCTTCTCTGTGCATCCTACACAACTTTATTGACATTAGTTTGGATATTTAGGAAGTACTTTTTTAACTCAAAACACTCATTCTTTATTTAGATATCCATCTGGGATGTGAGTGCCCAAAAAACTACTTTGAGCACAAAAATCGCTTAAGTGCTTGCTAGTAAAACTGCAGTTCTGCAAGTCGCACATTTACTAATGGGCAGTTCTTTCCTTGGGCAATCTTCAGGTAAAATTCTTCCACAGTTTTTGGGGCAGGAACTAGAACATGAATCTTCCAACTTGAGCACCCCTCCTAAGCAAAGTAAACTAAAAAGGGCTCTTTCTTACTAGTCTTGTGTTATACATGAATACTACTGAAATCTGTTTCTGCgcacttttattttgaatgtagTGGTTTTAAAGGACTCCTGGACTTTGTATTATTGTTTGCAAAGGCATTTAGAGGTACAGTATGCTGATACAGCTTTACATCTGAAGAAGCCTTTTTTGTACCTATGTgtgttggggtggctcagcccaCTCTTGGGCTGAGACCATTGAATATCAATCAAACCAGGGCCATCCACTGGGTGGATTTCCCCACCCAAGACAGTGGGTCGGAGGGCGGATCAGAGGATGTCACTGAAGGCTAGGTCGCCTCCCCTTGGGTGGTTCCTGGGTGCAAGTTACTTCCCTCGTTCTGAAAAGTTCTTCGCTGTTTGGTTGTTCATTGGTTCCCTGTTGTGACTCCtgtctccctgttttccccattggTTATGGTCAAGTTGTGTC
This genomic interval from Corvus cornix cornix isolate S_Up_H32 chromosome 11, ASM73873v5, whole genome shotgun sequence contains the following:
- the NUDT7 gene encoding peroxisomal coenzyme A diphosphatase NUDT7, which produces MAAEQEEELGPGPCPCPGAAGDERGTAGGCRGSALPAPRQGLTESARRRLREFDVGDKFSRLPLPRAAVLLPLMVRGGRLHLLLTVRSVQLRRSPGEVCFPGGKSEATDKDDIDTALREAKEEVGLQPERVEVICRLMPGIDKMNNLVTPVVGFIEDTFQATPNPDEVSEVFVVPLEYFVKPLKYKTFSYRMSSGYLTRIHCFIYDDQEHKRSFKIWGLTAHFAVFLALVISGERPTFEVDYDLDNLISSSENNFINLYASVYERKKSNL